Proteins found in one Nitrospinota bacterium genomic segment:
- a CDS encoding cytochrome B5, with product MGSSFRFPFLQALFICLLLPANLDAWPDYARGTKQGCNVCHLEKSVTLNPAGIDYAASGYKWPPSGGFWPIGPVDASALPIIGFLHIFTGVLWLGTILYVHIVLRPAYAEKGLPKTEVRLGIGSMIIVGITGILLTISRVRGWDVFTETTWGNLLAAKISIYLTLVLSGLFVVIFIGPKLRQSTGAARKPEDGKYDPVTLMEFDGNEGRPAYIAYMGKVYDVTDSNLWKRGTHFIHKAGEDLTSQISKAPHSDLKLKGMKEVGSYDTEYRHSLSLHQKLFHFIAYFNLFLVVVIFLIIAFWIWYR from the coding sequence GTGGGTTCATCTTTCCGGTTTCCATTCCTTCAGGCGCTTTTTATTTGCCTCCTGTTGCCGGCGAATCTTGATGCCTGGCCCGATTATGCGAGGGGGACAAAACAGGGGTGCAACGTATGTCACCTTGAAAAGAGCGTAACGCTTAATCCCGCCGGGATAGATTATGCCGCTTCTGGCTACAAATGGCCCCCTTCAGGGGGGTTCTGGCCGATAGGGCCTGTTGACGCTTCCGCTTTGCCGATCATCGGCTTCCTTCATATCTTCACAGGCGTTCTATGGCTCGGGACGATCCTCTATGTTCATATAGTTTTACGACCGGCATATGCCGAGAAGGGGTTGCCGAAAACAGAGGTGAGGCTCGGGATAGGTTCGATGATCATTGTTGGTATAACCGGCATCCTGCTCACTATCTCAAGGGTTCGCGGATGGGATGTCTTCACTGAAACCACATGGGGCAACCTGCTGGCGGCAAAAATATCGATCTACCTTACTCTTGTTCTATCAGGTCTATTCGTTGTTATATTTATAGGGCCAAAACTTCGGCAGTCGACAGGCGCCGCGCGAAAACCGGAGGATGGTAAATACGATCCTGTCACCCTGATGGAATTCGACGGCAATGAAGGGAGACCCGCATACATAGCGTATATGGGGAAGGTTTATGACGTTACAGATTCCAATCTCTGGAAAAGAGGAACACATTTTATCCACAAGGCGGGGGAGGACCTTACAAGCCAGATAAGCAAAGCGCCGCACAGTGATCTCAAGCTGAAAGGGATGAAAGAGGTCGGATCGTATGACACCGAATACCGGCATTCACTCTCTTTACATCAGAAACTTTTCCATTTTATCGCCTATTTCAATCTCTTTCTTGTAGTTGTTATTTTTCTGATAATTGCGTTCTGGATCTGGTATCGCTAG
- a CDS encoding YiiX/YebB-like N1pC/P60 family cysteine hydrolase, with protein MELEVDRVHSYVINGITLQTGDIICTTNGDDAFLSGEIWKLVGKLLPGDVDHIAVYVGPNGRCVEAGPKKKVVTFNVQNNRWDSKAMGEERNFYDTFYGVSKPIDRNKYPANEEVKIRVDIANYCLAQAKAEKPYNMNFLDSENEETFYCSQLAYKAYQRHGINLNTGIGIPLLAGTERIIVPQEIWSGFPTIKAEPPGIVTRVLKYIYKLFGK; from the coding sequence ATGGAATTGGAAGTAGATAGGGTGCATTCCTACGTCATAAACGGGATAACTCTTCAAACCGGGGATATTATCTGCACAACAAATGGCGACGACGCGTTTCTTTCCGGCGAAATATGGAAGCTGGTTGGCAAGCTTTTGCCGGGAGATGTGGACCATATCGCGGTTTATGTCGGACCGAACGGGCGTTGCGTGGAAGCCGGGCCGAAGAAAAAGGTAGTTACATTTAATGTTCAAAACAACCGGTGGGATTCGAAGGCGATGGGGGAAGAGAGAAATTTTTACGACACCTTTTACGGGGTCTCCAAACCGATCGACAGAAACAAATACCCGGCAAACGAAGAGGTCAAGATCAGAGTTGATATTGCAAATTACTGCCTGGCCCAGGCAAAAGCCGAAAAACCGTACAACATGAATTTTCTCGATTCCGAAAATGAAGAGACATTTTACTGCAGTCAGCTCGCATACAAGGCATACCAGAGGCATGGGATCAATCTGAACACGGGGATCGGCATTCCTCTACTTGCCGGGACGGAACGCATCATTGTACCGCAGGAAATATGGAGCGGTTTTCCTACTATAAAGGCCGAGCCGCCGGGAATCGTCACAAGGGTTTTAAAATATATTTATAAACTATTCGGGAAATAG
- a CDS encoding TerB family tellurite resistance protein — MFGNIARKYFGASDDATTDGKEGHDVKVAACALMLEMAGIDNEFSEKELGDMIAILKNKFELKDEDAQILIKSAEEELNNAVDYWSFTNLINKNYSRDEKRNLIELVWRVVYSDGILDKHEDYLVHKIARLLKLSHEELIDAKLKVLNKER; from the coding sequence ATGTTCGGAAATATCGCAAGGAAATATTTTGGCGCGTCCGATGACGCCACGACCGATGGTAAAGAGGGACACGATGTAAAGGTGGCAGCCTGCGCCCTGATGCTGGAAATGGCGGGGATAGATAACGAGTTTTCCGAAAAAGAGTTGGGCGACATGATCGCGATCTTGAAAAACAAATTCGAGCTGAAGGACGAGGATGCCCAGATATTGATAAAAAGCGCTGAGGAAGAGCTCAATAACGCAGTCGACTACTGGAGCTTCACAAACCTTATTAACAAGAATTACTCGCGGGACGAAAAAAGGAACCTTATTGAACTTGTGTGGCGGGTTGTTTATTCCGATGGAATTCTTGACAAGCATGAAGATTACCTTGTGCACAAGATAGCGAGGCTTCTCAAGCTGTCACACGAAGAGCTTATCGACGCTAAACTGAAAGTTCTGAACAAAGAGAGGTAG
- a CDS encoding tetratricopeptide repeat protein, which produces MVLPNGIYTATISPSIYGMLKAITSLLSRDGWDSLNERETKNRHLWILVITGVLIYANTVDNSFHLDDYYRVHKNPGIEKVWPVTRHFTDPGTMSSIPRINAFRPLLPLTLSINHAIDGYYFRGYHLFNIGVHIAAAIVVYYLLSELILQAAIFESAKRRGWLAFTASLLFLIHPVSGIPVNYICARDLLMTELFSMYAFYRYIRMRRTSEKSWGIILASFVLALLSKGNAVVIPGLILVYEWSLRKQPVLSKESFLRALPFFLIVAGFFAYTRFVLEFSEVENVVSGNIPAWVYPFTQFKLHLFRYIFNFVWPLSIHQAPHIEPPALTDLAPWGGLLFILITLFIAVRYWKTNPVIGFCIFAYWMLLAPTSSIFPFYAYAVDYRPYPSSAFFYFLVSYSAFTFLSDKRLIAVAVAVTVYIAGMSLFQNTTWRTDETLWKYSLSKSGSPLAHLNYAMAVADLPVREKHLRKTLEMAPDYILAKTNLGLLLIEKGEYNDGLSLMIQAVKQQPKWEQTKKWLRVGIDKIDSHFDKIDENQKTELLATKADALLTLGEYADSIPVLKALTGALPNDTKSLFMLGFAYQSAGETGKAIETYNNYLKQAPPDYHAYFNIAQAQMSLGKCEEAVNNFRNSLRLNPSLEEARKNILICEARSKGAH; this is translated from the coding sequence GTGGTACTGCCAAATGGAATTTACACGGCTACCATATCGCCGAGCATTTACGGGATGCTGAAAGCGATAACCTCCCTTTTATCCCGGGACGGATGGGACTCCCTCAACGAACGGGAAACAAAAAACCGCCATCTCTGGATACTGGTCATCACAGGCGTCCTTATATACGCGAACACCGTAGACAACTCTTTCCACCTAGACGATTACTACCGCGTACATAAAAATCCAGGAATAGAAAAAGTCTGGCCGGTCACCCGGCACTTTACGGATCCGGGCACAATGTCGTCCATACCGAGAATAAACGCCTTCCGTCCGCTGTTGCCTCTTACTCTTTCAATTAACCATGCGATAGACGGCTATTATTTCCGCGGTTACCACCTCTTCAACATAGGCGTTCATATCGCAGCCGCAATCGTTGTCTATTACCTCCTTTCCGAACTCATTTTGCAGGCAGCTATATTTGAATCGGCAAAGCGGAGGGGATGGCTAGCTTTTACCGCCTCGCTCCTTTTCCTCATCCACCCTGTATCTGGAATACCAGTCAACTACATCTGCGCACGGGATCTTTTGATGACAGAACTCTTTTCAATGTACGCGTTTTACAGATATATCCGGATGCGAAGAACCTCGGAAAAGAGCTGGGGGATCATCCTCGCATCTTTTGTTCTCGCCTTGCTTTCAAAAGGGAACGCGGTTGTAATACCGGGGCTGATCCTTGTATACGAATGGTCCCTAAGGAAGCAACCGGTTTTAAGCAAGGAGTCTTTTCTGCGAGCCCTCCCGTTTTTTCTTATAGTCGCCGGATTTTTTGCCTACACGCGATTTGTTCTCGAATTTTCCGAAGTGGAGAATGTGGTTTCCGGAAACATCCCCGCCTGGGTCTATCCGTTCACGCAGTTCAAGCTCCATCTCTTCCGGTATATTTTCAATTTTGTTTGGCCCCTGTCCATTCATCAGGCACCTCACATTGAACCCCCTGCTCTCACCGACCTCGCTCCGTGGGGAGGATTGCTATTCATACTGATAACGCTATTCATTGCGGTTCGATATTGGAAAACCAATCCTGTTATCGGGTTTTGCATTTTCGCCTACTGGATGCTACTCGCGCCGACCTCGTCAATCTTCCCTTTCTACGCCTACGCAGTTGATTACCGCCCCTACCCATCAAGCGCTTTTTTTTACTTCCTGGTCAGCTATTCCGCATTCACCTTTCTGAGCGATAAAAGGTTAATTGCGGTTGCGGTCGCTGTTACCGTTTATATTGCGGGCATGAGCCTTTTTCAAAACACTACCTGGCGCACCGACGAAACATTGTGGAAATACAGCCTGTCAAAGTCCGGTTCGCCCCTTGCGCACCTTAACTACGCGATGGCGGTAGCCGACCTCCCTGTACGGGAAAAGCACCTCCGTAAAACATTGGAAATGGCGCCCGACTATATTCTCGCGAAAACCAATCTCGGCCTGCTCCTTATTGAAAAAGGGGAATACAACGATGGATTATCTCTTATGATCCAGGCGGTAAAACAGCAGCCGAAATGGGAGCAGACTAAGAAATGGCTTCGAGTCGGGATAGACAAAATTGACAGTCATTTTGATAAAATCGATGAGAACCAGAAAACTGAGCTACTGGCAACGAAGGCAGACGCGCTGTTAACCCTTGGAGAATACGCCGACTCCATTCCCGTACTTAAGGCGCTCACCGGCGCGCTTCCCAACGATACAAAATCGCTATTCATGCTCGGATTCGCATATCAGAGCGCGGGAGAAACAGGCAAGGCGATAGAAACCTATAACAACTATTTAAAACAGGCGCCGCCCGATTACCACGCATACTTCAATATCGCTCAGGCACAAATGTCGCTCGGAAAATGTGAAGAGGCTGTTAATAATTTCAGGAATTCACTGCGGCTGAATCCATCGCTGGAAGAAGCGAGAAAAAATATCCTCATTTGCGAAGCGAGGTCGAAAGGGGCGCACTAA
- a CDS encoding YiiX/YebB-like N1pC/P60 family cysteine hydrolase codes for MEREVDMIHTYSINGVPLSTGDLICTTNGDETVIGGQIWRLIGKLVPGEVDHVAMYVGPNGRCVEAGAKLKAIAYSADSVWNSSAMAAARGVHDTFYGIVYPLNGSKYSGAEQEKIRISVANYCLAQVNAGKPYNLNFLDSEREDSFYCSQLVYKAYQKHGINLNTEKDVPQIPFTKSIIFPQEIWSGFPNKRS; via the coding sequence ATGGAAAGAGAAGTTGACATGATTCATACATATTCGATTAACGGAGTTCCTCTTTCCACCGGTGATCTTATCTGCACCACCAATGGAGATGAAACTGTTATCGGCGGCCAGATATGGCGCCTTATCGGGAAACTGGTTCCCGGCGAGGTGGATCATGTGGCGATGTATGTCGGGCCGAATGGCCGTTGCGTGGAAGCTGGCGCGAAACTGAAGGCTATCGCCTACTCTGCCGACAGTGTGTGGAATTCTTCAGCGATGGCCGCCGCGAGGGGGGTTCATGATACCTTTTATGGAATAGTCTACCCGCTGAACGGTTCAAAATACAGCGGTGCCGAACAGGAGAAGATCCGTATCAGTGTGGCAAATTACTGCCTAGCCCAGGTAAATGCCGGAAAGCCGTACAACCTTAATTTTCTCGATTCGGAGAGAGAGGATTCCTTTTACTGCAGTCAACTCGTTTATAAGGCTTACCAGAAACATGGAATTAACCTGAATACCGAAAAGGATGTTCCGCAGATACCGTTCACGAAAAGCATCATATTCCCCCAGGAGATATGGAGCGGATTCCCGAACAAACGTTCATAA